A single genomic interval of Juglans regia cultivar Chandler chromosome 1, Walnut 2.0, whole genome shotgun sequence harbors:
- the LOC108988032 gene encoding protein RSI-1 — translation MEGRAHAHRSLLLVFSLLLLITFSGVAEAYGNAKLRPSDCKPKCTYRCSATSHKKPCMFFCLKCCSKCLCVPPGTYGNKQVCPCYNSWKTKEGGPKCP, via the exons ATGGAAGGACGTGCGCATGCACACAGATCACTCTTGTTGGTGTTTTCCCTGCTTCTTTTAATCACTTTCTCTGGTGTAGCCGAG GCTTATGGTAACGCAAAGCTGCGTCCTTCAG ATTGCAAACCCAAGTGCACGTATCGTTGCTCGGCGACATCACACAAGAAGCCGTGCATGTTCTTCTGCCTCAAGTGCTGCTCCAAGTGCCTGTGTGTTCCTCCCGGCACTTATGGCAACAAGCAAGTGTGCCCTTGCTACAATAGCTGGAAGACCAAGGAAGGAGGACCCAAATGCCCTTAA